One segment of Panicum virgatum strain AP13 chromosome 3K, P.virgatum_v5, whole genome shotgun sequence DNA contains the following:
- the LOC120700896 gene encoding transcription factor jun-D-like translates to MSSRKRHALVALQLRGKVKWVPGKKEPEAQLPQVPKPKKARAGTKTGPGKAAVGMKAGAEEVTSYGSSDVGPPPGFQAPPPGLSGDPTPASMMNKGKEKAGAGKAAALVTPKKEVTSSGSSDVGPSPGFFGNPTPASMKNKGKGKSEVPLNRMTFWELHNKAVASQERIIALQNELAAEKSKKKALQRALEAMAKKARGRNI, encoded by the exons ATGTCGTCCCGCAAGCGCCATGCTCTTGTCGCCCTGCAACTCCGGGGAAAAGTCAAGTGGGTGCCGGGGAAGAAGGAGCCAGAAGCCCAACTGCCGCAAGTGCCGAAGCCCAAGAAGGCACGCGCGGGGACAAAGACGGGACCAGGGAAGGCAGCCGTGGGGATGAAGGCCGGCGCAG AAGAGGTGACCTCCTATGGTAGCAGCGacgtcgggccgccgccgggcttccaagcgccgccgccaggcctcTCCGGTGACCCCACTCCGGCAAGCATGATGAATAAGGGAAAGGAGAAGGCCGGCGCAGGGAAGGCGGCCGCGCTGGTCACCCCCAAGAAGGAGGTGACCTCCTCTGGTAGCAGCGACGTCGGGCCGTCGCCGGGCTTCTTCGGCAACCCCACTCCGGCGAGCATGAAGaacaaggggaaggggaagtcAGAG GTCCCTCTTAATAGGATGACATTCTGGGAGTTGCACAACAAGGCTGTTGCATCACAAGAGAGGATCATTGCACTTCAAAATGAGCTTGCTGCCgaaaagtcaaagaagaaggCACTTCAGCGTGCACTTGAAGCTATGGCCAAGAAGGCGAGAGGCAGAAACATCTAG